A window of Brachybacterium fresconis contains these coding sequences:
- a CDS encoding NADPH-dependent 2,4-dienoyl-CoA reductase, which yields MPTSLPHPSGPRSYPTLLSPLDLGRFEVRNRIVMGSMHVGLEDRPADAKKLAAYLGERARGGAGLIVTGGFSPDRSGRLTPGGAQASERALRGHQLITREVHEADGRILLQLLHAGRYAFQPLAASAGRGHSRLSPFRARRLTRRGVGRTIDHFAEASRRAIDAGYDGVEIMGSEGYLLNQFLAPATNRRRDRWGRGSGGRRTMPLAIARAVREAIGEDALLSYRISLLDLVPGGQTWAETAALARDLTERGVDVLSTGIGWHEARVPTIVTSVPRAAFVEQTAALRELVDVPVVASNRIHDPTVAEQVLADGQADLISMARPLLADPHLPAKLADGRASQVVACISCNQACLDKVFDGKRASCLVNPRAGHETELVLKPVAERRARKVAVVGAGPAGLEAALAAAERGHVVTLFEAGEEIGGQLRLAARIPGKEDYAQALQSWRMRLAAAGVGIRLGMRPAAEDLLGFHDVIVATGVVPRVIDLPGSSSEHSEGPRVISYADLLEGRAEAGERVAIIGAGGIGVDVAEYLSAPRPSPALDTSSWREHWGVVDADEHRGGVMTRPPATAEDGSVAREVHLLQRKETRIGAGLGRTTGWVHRAELRHAGVVQHRGVTYQHVDDEGLHLIEDGAERVLAVDTVVVCAGQVSENSLADDVRAARRGRAPRVHVIGGADVAAELDAERAIRQAVEVAAGL from the coding sequence ATGCCCACGTCGCTTCCCCATCCGTCCGGTCCCCGCTCGTACCCGACGCTGCTCTCACCCCTGGACCTGGGGCGCTTCGAGGTGCGCAACCGCATCGTCATGGGCTCCATGCACGTCGGCCTCGAGGACCGCCCCGCCGACGCGAAGAAGCTTGCGGCCTACCTCGGCGAGCGCGCTCGCGGCGGCGCGGGGCTGATCGTCACCGGTGGATTCTCCCCCGACCGCAGCGGCCGACTCACCCCGGGTGGAGCCCAGGCGAGCGAGCGCGCCCTGCGCGGCCACCAGCTGATCACCCGCGAGGTCCATGAGGCCGACGGGCGCATCCTCCTCCAGCTCCTGCACGCCGGGCGGTACGCCTTCCAGCCGCTCGCTGCCTCGGCCGGTCGCGGCCACTCCCGCCTGTCCCCGTTCCGGGCCCGCCGCCTGACCCGCCGGGGCGTCGGCCGCACCATCGACCACTTCGCCGAGGCGTCCCGTCGGGCGATCGACGCCGGATACGACGGGGTCGAGATCATGGGCTCCGAGGGATACCTGCTCAACCAGTTCCTCGCCCCCGCGACGAACCGCCGCCGGGACCGCTGGGGCCGCGGCTCCGGGGGCCGCCGCACGATGCCGCTGGCCATCGCCCGCGCCGTGCGCGAGGCGATCGGCGAGGACGCCCTGCTCAGCTACCGCATCTCCCTGCTGGACCTGGTCCCTGGCGGGCAGACCTGGGCCGAGACGGCAGCGTTGGCCCGCGACCTCACCGAGCGGGGCGTGGACGTGCTCTCGACCGGTATCGGCTGGCACGAGGCACGGGTGCCCACCATCGTCACCTCCGTCCCCCGCGCCGCCTTCGTCGAGCAGACCGCGGCGCTGCGCGAGCTGGTGGACGTCCCCGTCGTCGCCTCCAATCGGATCCACGACCCCACCGTCGCCGAGCAGGTCCTCGCCGACGGCCAGGCGGACCTGATCTCCATGGCCCGACCGCTGCTGGCCGACCCGCACCTTCCCGCGAAGCTGGCCGACGGCCGCGCCTCGCAGGTGGTCGCCTGCATCTCCTGCAACCAGGCCTGCCTGGACAAGGTGTTCGACGGCAAGCGGGCCAGCTGCCTGGTCAACCCGCGCGCCGGCCACGAGACGGAGCTGGTCCTGAAACCGGTCGCCGAGCGCCGGGCCCGCAAGGTCGCCGTCGTCGGCGCCGGCCCGGCCGGGCTCGAGGCCGCGCTCGCGGCCGCCGAGCGCGGGCACGTGGTCACCCTGTTCGAGGCCGGCGAGGAGATCGGTGGGCAGCTGCGCCTGGCCGCCCGCATCCCCGGCAAGGAGGACTACGCCCAGGCGCTGCAGTCCTGGCGGATGCGGCTCGCCGCGGCCGGCGTCGGGATCCGCCTGGGGATGCGTCCCGCGGCGGAGGACCTGCTCGGCTTCCACGACGTCATCGTCGCCACCGGCGTCGTCCCTCGCGTGATCGATCTGCCCGGCAGCTCGTCGGAGCACAGCGAGGGGCCCCGGGTGATCAGCTACGCGGACCTGCTCGAAGGCCGCGCCGAGGCGGGCGAGCGGGTCGCGATCATCGGTGCCGGCGGCATCGGGGTGGACGTCGCCGAGTACCTCAGCGCGCCGCGCCCCTCCCCCGCGCTGGATACGTCGAGCTGGCGGGAGCACTGGGGCGTGGTCGACGCCGACGAGCACCGCGGCGGCGTCATGACCCGCCCGCCCGCCACCGCCGAGGACGGGAGCGTGGCCCGCGAGGTGCACCTGCTCCAGCGCAAGGAGACCCGCATCGGTGCCGGCCTCGGTCGCACGACGGGCTGGGTGCACCGGGCCGAGCTGCGCCATGCCGGCGTCGTCCAGCACCGCGGCGTCACCTATCAGCACGTCGACGACGAGGGCCTGCACCTGATCGAGGACGGCGCCGAGCGTGTGCTCGCCGTGGACACCGTGGTGGTCTGCGCCGGGCAGGTCAGCGAGAACTCCCTGGCCGACGACGTCCGCGCCGCGCGGCGGGGCCGCGCTCCCCGGGTGCACGTCATCGGTGGGGCCGACGTCGCCGCCGAGCTCGATGCCGAACGGGCGATCCGCCAGGCCGTCGAGGTCGCCGCCGGGCTCTGA
- a CDS encoding isochorismatase family protein encodes MSARMLIIVDVQNDFCEGGALGVEGGAEVSARIAEHVRRAGDQYDRILASGDWHRGDTGNGGHFAMPPTEPDFAVTWPVHCVADTPGAAFHPEMEALAAELGERLEVVHKGHGNPGYSALEGIVVATGESVQDLIAGGEWERIDVVGLAYDFCVRATALDASDASTDTQVRVLRPLTAAVHPDGVGQLERELVAGGVSVVDG; translated from the coding sequence ATGTCCGCGCGGATGCTCATCATCGTCGACGTCCAGAACGACTTCTGCGAGGGCGGTGCGCTCGGCGTCGAGGGCGGCGCAGAGGTCTCCGCACGGATCGCCGAGCACGTGCGTCGCGCCGGTGACCAGTACGACCGGATCCTCGCCAGCGGCGATTGGCATCGCGGCGATACCGGCAACGGCGGGCACTTCGCGATGCCGCCGACGGAACCGGACTTCGCCGTGACCTGGCCGGTCCACTGCGTGGCCGATACTCCTGGTGCGGCGTTCCATCCGGAGATGGAGGCCCTCGCGGCCGAGCTGGGGGAGCGGCTGGAGGTGGTGCACAAGGGGCACGGGAATCCCGGATACAGCGCGCTGGAGGGGATCGTCGTCGCAACCGGCGAGAGCGTCCAGGACCTGATCGCGGGCGGCGAATGGGAACGGATCGACGTGGTCGGGCTGGCCTACGACTTCTGCGTTCGGGCCACGGCGCTCGATGCATCCGATGCCAGCACCGATACGCAGGTCCGCGTGCTGCGTCCGCTGACCGCTGCGGTGCATCCGGACGGGGTCGGCCAGCTCGAGCGAGAGCTTGTCGCGGGCGGAGTGAGCGTCGTGGACGGTTGA
- a CDS encoding MerR family transcriptional regulator, producing MAQGRRDETLLSIGELAAASGLSPKALRMYADSELLPPRRVDPFTGYRSYGTDQVERARLIAALRGLGMGLARIRVVCDLDAAAAVSELRSWWRQEEADILSRGAAVYSLARDLGELPTEDTTMTTSTIPSAGPAQVATAVHRGLVRAAQQDATLHRELPGGAILIAVADGFGTDDELSARILSAFAAALERDLEADPSADPLRALETAWPAAEALVPQEGPDGSTLTAALLAGGRLHIAHLGDTRVVLVHGDRIDPVTQDHTRLRSLVAAGRLSPEEVAAHPDRAVLNRALAAEAPTTPDLLVRRIEAGDLVLIASDGLHAVVEPSALAEALTRPATDAAALAEHLVTMALEAGAPDNIALVLAQV from the coding sequence ATGGCGCAGGGACGCCGGGACGAGACGCTGCTGAGCATCGGCGAGCTGGCTGCCGCGAGCGGGCTGAGCCCGAAGGCGCTGCGGATGTACGCCGACTCGGAGCTGCTCCCGCCGCGGCGGGTCGATCCCTTCACCGGCTACCGCTCCTACGGGACCGACCAGGTCGAGCGAGCACGGCTGATCGCCGCGCTGCGCGGACTCGGGATGGGGCTCGCCCGCATCCGGGTCGTCTGCGACCTGGACGCCGCGGCAGCGGTCTCCGAGCTGCGGTCCTGGTGGCGGCAGGAGGAGGCCGACATCCTCTCTCGCGGCGCCGCCGTCTACTCCCTCGCCCGCGACCTCGGGGAACTTCCCACGGAGGACACGACCATGACCACATCGACCATCCCGTCCGCCGGACCCGCACAGGTCGCCACGGCCGTCCATCGCGGCCTCGTCCGCGCTGCCCAGCAGGACGCGACGCTGCACCGCGAGCTCCCCGGCGGTGCGATCCTGATCGCCGTGGCCGACGGCTTCGGCACCGACGACGAGCTGTCCGCCCGGATCCTTTCGGCATTCGCCGCAGCGCTCGAGCGCGACCTCGAGGCCGACCCGTCGGCCGACCCGCTCCGGGCGCTGGAGACCGCGTGGCCCGCCGCGGAGGCGCTGGTCCCTCAGGAGGGGCCCGACGGCTCCACCCTCACGGCGGCGCTGCTGGCCGGGGGCCGTCTGCACATCGCGCACCTCGGCGACACCCGGGTCGTGCTCGTCCACGGTGACCGGATCGACCCGGTCACCCAGGACCACACCCGACTGCGCTCCCTCGTCGCGGCGGGCCGTCTCTCCCCCGAGGAGGTCGCCGCGCATCCGGACCGTGCGGTGCTGAACCGTGCGCTGGCGGCCGAGGCCCCGACGACCCCGGACCTGCTGGTGCGACGGATCGAGGCGGGCGACCTGGTGCTCATCGCCTCCGACGGACTGCATGCCGTGGTGGAGCCGTCGGCCCTCGCCGAGGCGCTGACCCGCCCGGCGACCGACGCCGCAGCCCTGGCCGAGCACCTGGTGACGATGGCCCTCGAGGCCGGTGCGCCGGACAACATCGCGCTGGTGCTGGCGCAGGTCTGA
- a CDS encoding DUF1648 domain-containing protein, giving the protein MTTSVTDSPRPARSYATGPATRGLRLLSLLAALAITAWILVRYTSLPPTVPTHFDVRGQADDWGPTWSVLVLAAVMLLLSLGLVALSAHPRVFNYPLEVTARTAQSVYREGERMMVAVLAGVQLIYLGIALSILDGPGSGVLTWIGMAVLLGSVVIGIIRLVRAGR; this is encoded by the coding sequence ATGACCACGAGCGTCACCGATTCTCCCCGTCCCGCCCGCTCCTATGCCACCGGGCCGGCCACGCGGGGGCTGCGACTGCTCTCCCTGCTCGCGGCGCTGGCGATCACGGCGTGGATCCTCGTGCGCTACACCTCGCTCCCGCCGACCGTCCCGACCCACTTCGATGTGCGCGGGCAGGCCGACGACTGGGGCCCGACGTGGTCCGTGCTCGTGCTCGCCGCGGTGATGCTGCTGCTCTCGCTGGGCCTCGTCGCGCTGTCCGCCCACCCGCGGGTCTTCAACTATCCGCTGGAGGTCACGGCGCGCACCGCTCAGTCCGTCTACCGCGAGGGGGAGCGGATGATGGTCGCGGTCCTGGCCGGGGTGCAGCTGATCTACCTGGGCATCGCCCTGTCGATCCTCGACGGTCCGGGCAGCGGCGTCCTGACCTGGATCGGCATGGCGGTGCTCTTGGGATCCGTGGTCATCGGCATCATCCGCCTGGTGCGGGCGGGGCGGTAG
- a CDS encoding ATP-binding protein translates to MDQRDQRDQRDQRSTNPFTPGFGLTPIILAGRAGAIEDFTAALKGNVPEARAILISGARGSGKTVLLTEFKELALEAGWTDLRVHTSSSSLVDELRGTAIAQLREQDPDAESSRLTSARVSGTGASREVRQRYEGEQEPLTTVLDRLAALTDQDGGGLLITLDELQSVDRDQLHALTQHVQDLIGSGHAVAFIAAGVRPGVDALLDHERTTFLRRAHRIEVGSVDVGTAAEAIRMTIADTRKSITPEAAVLAGEISQGYPYLIQLIGSKSWQSCGDADTIEIEDVHGGREAVVAAMIKNVHRPALRGLSARKREYLHAMLLDEGPSSVGDIAERMNIDPRNQSTYRERLIEEELIRPAGRGFVEFSLPYLAEALRHEDRAGVGADVEPDRGVQRSHRARRSTRP, encoded by the coding sequence ATGGACCAGCGTGACCAGCGTGACCAGCGTGACCAGCGCAGCACCAACCCTTTCACCCCCGGATTCGGACTGACCCCGATCATCCTCGCCGGCCGCGCCGGAGCGATCGAGGATTTCACCGCGGCCCTGAAGGGCAACGTGCCCGAAGCCCGTGCCATCCTCATCTCCGGCGCCCGCGGCTCGGGCAAGACGGTGCTGCTGACGGAGTTCAAGGAGCTCGCGCTCGAGGCCGGCTGGACCGATCTGCGGGTGCATACGTCCTCGTCCTCGCTGGTCGACGAGCTGCGGGGCACGGCGATCGCGCAGCTGCGCGAGCAGGATCCGGACGCCGAGTCCTCCCGCCTCACCTCGGCGCGGGTCTCGGGGACGGGGGCCTCCCGCGAGGTTCGCCAGCGCTACGAGGGGGAGCAGGAGCCGCTGACCACGGTGCTGGATCGGCTCGCGGCGCTCACCGATCAGGATGGCGGCGGGCTGCTGATCACGCTCGACGAGCTGCAGTCGGTCGACCGCGACCAGCTGCATGCCCTCACCCAGCATGTCCAGGACCTCATCGGCTCGGGACATGCCGTGGCCTTCATCGCCGCCGGGGTCCGCCCCGGGGTCGACGCACTGCTGGACCACGAGCGCACCACCTTCCTGCGTCGCGCGCATCGCATCGAGGTGGGCAGCGTCGACGTCGGCACCGCGGCCGAGGCGATCCGCATGACGATCGCCGATACCCGGAAGTCGATCACCCCGGAGGCTGCTGTGCTGGCGGGCGAGATCTCGCAGGGCTACCCGTACCTGATCCAGCTGATCGGCTCCAAGTCCTGGCAGAGCTGCGGTGACGCGGACACGATCGAGATCGAGGACGTGCACGGCGGCCGCGAAGCCGTGGTGGCGGCGATGATCAAGAACGTGCACCGTCCGGCCCTGCGCGGGCTCAGCGCCCGCAAGCGCGAGTACCTCCACGCGATGCTCCTCGACGAGGGACCTTCGAGCGTCGGCGACATCGCGGAGCGGATGAACATCGACCCGCGCAACCAGTCCACCTACCGCGAGCGCCTCATCGAGGAGGAGCTGATCCGTCCCGCCGGGCGCGGCTTCGTCGAGTTCTCCCTGCCGTATCTCGCCGAGGCGCTGCGGCACGAGGACCGCGCCGGGGTGGGGGCCGACGTCGAGCCCGACCGGGGCGTCCAGCGCTCGCACCGTGCGCGCCGCAGCACTCGACCATGA
- a CDS encoding GNAT family N-acetyltransferase, protein MHFSIRPLDISSDLDIAQSIALDAALDEAAHGGSETTALEQYRASLADSPYWRVQRWVAVAEPMEGGEMIVGRAAVFLPLQENLETVSVGASVHPAHRGRGIGTALVQDALLPAIRESGRGLVETYGEIAADGDPDDPEQPVHRLARRLGVSRKNLAVCRTLALPLAEELLDALQAEAEEKLGAYRIELWDDEIPAEHLRDYGVLMRQIELDEPDEEVEHEAAEYTPERLRIAEQRRRSSGTRALIAVAIAPDGSLAGNSEMHIQRTAGTTIGWQENTLVMPEHRGHRLGLALKVATHRLLREEAPGLRVLATWNSHVNPWMIAINEKLGYEIAYRELALQGRPQL, encoded by the coding sequence ATGCACTTCTCGATCCGTCCGCTGGACATCAGCTCCGACCTCGACATCGCCCAGTCGATCGCGCTCGACGCGGCGCTGGACGAGGCCGCCCACGGAGGCAGCGAGACCACCGCCCTCGAGCAGTACCGCGCCTCCCTCGCGGACAGCCCGTACTGGCGCGTCCAGCGCTGGGTGGCGGTCGCCGAGCCGATGGAGGGCGGCGAGATGATCGTCGGCCGGGCAGCGGTGTTCCTGCCGCTGCAGGAGAACCTCGAGACGGTCTCCGTCGGTGCTTCGGTGCATCCCGCCCACCGGGGCCGGGGCATCGGAACGGCGCTGGTCCAGGACGCGCTGCTGCCCGCGATCCGCGAGTCCGGACGCGGCCTCGTCGAGACCTACGGCGAGATCGCGGCCGACGGGGATCCCGATGATCCGGAGCAGCCCGTGCACCGCCTGGCCCGACGCCTGGGCGTCAGCCGCAAGAACCTCGCGGTGTGCCGCACCCTGGCGCTTCCGCTGGCCGAGGAGCTGCTGGATGCCCTGCAGGCCGAGGCGGAGGAGAAGCTCGGCGCCTACCGCATCGAGCTCTGGGACGACGAGATCCCCGCGGAGCACCTTCGCGACTACGGGGTGCTGATGCGTCAGATCGAACTCGACGAGCCCGACGAGGAGGTCGAGCACGAGGCCGCCGAGTACACGCCCGAACGGCTGCGGATCGCCGAGCAGCGACGGCGGTCGTCCGGCACTCGGGCGCTCATCGCCGTGGCGATCGCGCCCGACGGCAGTCTCGCCGGCAACTCCGAGATGCACATCCAGCGCACGGCGGGCACGACGATCGGCTGGCAGGAGAACACACTGGTCATGCCCGAGCATCGCGGGCACCGGCTGGGTCTGGCGCTGAAGGTCGCCACGCACCGTCTGCTGCGCGAGGAGGCCCCGGGCCTGCGGGTGCTGGCCACCTGGAACTCGCACGTGAATCCGTGGATGATCGCCATCAACGAGAAGCTCGGCTACGAGATCGCCTACCGCGAGCTCGCGCTCCAGGGTCGCCCGCAGCTCTGA
- a CDS encoding DUF1992 domain-containing protein, with protein MDRDVAKVEGAIEHAIARGDFDDLPGAGKPLNLPATHDPDWWIKQRLAEDDVDHDALLPVVVLLRREYEQRDATLVELPEEHLVREYAADFTERVHEDRRANPLSRMMAPEMDPDAAVARWRELRAATADAEPVRAEPTEEEPRRRRWWWPFG; from the coding sequence ATGGACCGCGACGTCGCGAAGGTCGAAGGGGCGATCGAGCATGCGATCGCCCGCGGCGACTTCGACGACCTGCCCGGCGCCGGCAAGCCGTTGAACCTGCCGGCCACCCACGACCCGGACTGGTGGATCAAGCAGCGCCTGGCCGAGGACGACGTGGACCACGATGCTCTGCTGCCCGTCGTGGTGCTGCTGCGCCGCGAGTACGAGCAGCGCGACGCGACCCTCGTCGAGCTGCCCGAGGAGCATCTGGTGCGCGAGTACGCCGCGGACTTCACCGAGCGGGTCCACGAGGATCGTCGTGCGAACCCGCTGTCGCGGATGATGGCCCCCGAGATGGATCCCGACGCCGCCGTGGCGCGCTGGCGGGAGCTGCGCGCGGCGACGGCCGATGCCGAACCCGTCCGCGCCGAGCCCACCGAGGAGGAGCCACGACGTCGTCGATGGTGGTGGCCGTTCGGCTGA
- a CDS encoding HNH endonuclease signature motif containing protein → MGEEFDSGHGPGDGPQEPPRPVSGDPPASDTPPGAEPGAAAAPDASAAVGDVDAVLPVRAWAVDALVPLTSERMVKLAGVEPASDQAYRILELHAAIRERTILYARQQELLVDFFTEDPDTDGLIDEADISAMKIATGMRITTRQAERLIRDAHRSVDLLPATFAHLAAGDMPEGFHQYLLRHVRSLTDEHVAMVDEHVAAWDLANVSRHKFETNVKTLIVRVTAGTLPVPPQTQRRVDLEVTDPKCGLATLAVTGPIPEIKDLAHRLDVTALAVQKAQRAALHDTDTGEIPFDIDETLRDHGRPLSLAALRYAILTHSLLDTDPVPEPASAYKLLVTVPAMTLLGVEDAPGMIEGLTPIPPEQARALAAGMNTWQRILTDPTTGAYLPTTADTYTPTAAMRLQLRLRHPVCAAPGCTRPTALAAEDDHIEEFDHRDPAAGGATDLANLHRLCWLHHKIKTAGHIDPHRVGADPGPGVEQEADSPPGTAGPPGTDGPPPPPPEPLDLPPGSLHLDPLPGPTTPRRHGRAVVEATVTWWDIDDTVHTTTRDDVDLLTPTLARALETGWATHHRAHDDALRHREIEANRPHRDRVLEQRAHEHQRFEQRRHGTNRPDTRPDDHHDDPPPF, encoded by the coding sequence GTGGGTGAGGAGTTCGATTCCGGGCACGGGCCCGGCGACGGTCCCCAAGAGCCGCCCCGCCCGGTGTCCGGCGATCCCCCGGCCTCCGATACCCCGCCCGGCGCGGAACCCGGTGCTGCCGCTGCCCCTGACGCCTCTGCGGCCGTGGGTGACGTGGATGCTGTGCTTCCGGTGCGGGCGTGGGCGGTGGACGCGCTGGTCCCGCTGACCAGCGAGCGGATGGTGAAACTCGCGGGCGTCGAGCCCGCCAGTGATCAGGCCTACCGGATCCTGGAACTGCATGCCGCGATCCGTGAACGCACCATCCTCTACGCCCGCCAACAAGAACTGCTGGTGGACTTCTTCACCGAGGACCCCGACACCGACGGGCTGATCGACGAAGCCGACATCTCCGCAATGAAGATCGCCACCGGCATGCGTATCACCACCCGCCAGGCCGAACGCCTCATCCGCGACGCCCACCGCAGCGTCGACCTCCTCCCCGCCACGTTCGCCCACCTCGCCGCGGGGGACATGCCCGAAGGATTCCACCAATACCTGCTGCGCCACGTCCGCTCCCTGACCGACGAGCACGTGGCGATGGTTGATGAGCATGTCGCGGCCTGGGACCTGGCCAACGTCTCCCGACATAAGTTCGAGACCAACGTCAAAACCCTGATCGTCCGCGTCACCGCCGGCACCCTCCCCGTGCCGCCACAGACCCAGCGGCGCGTGGATCTCGAGGTCACCGACCCCAAGTGCGGGCTCGCCACCCTGGCGGTGACGGGGCCGATCCCGGAGATCAAAGACCTCGCCCACCGCCTGGACGTGACCGCGCTCGCGGTCCAGAAGGCCCAGCGCGCCGCTCTCCACGACACCGACACCGGCGAGATCCCCTTCGATATCGATGAGACCCTCCGCGACCACGGCAGGCCCCTGTCCCTGGCGGCACTGCGCTACGCGATCCTGACCCACTCCCTGCTCGATACCGACCCGGTGCCCGAACCCGCCAGCGCCTACAAACTCCTGGTGACCGTCCCGGCCATGACCCTGCTCGGTGTCGAAGACGCGCCCGGGATGATCGAGGGACTGACCCCGATCCCTCCCGAGCAGGCCCGGGCCCTGGCCGCGGGGATGAACACCTGGCAACGGATCCTGACCGATCCCACCACCGGTGCCTACCTCCCCACCACCGCCGACACCTACACCCCCACCGCGGCGATGCGCCTCCAACTCCGGCTGCGCCACCCCGTCTGCGCCGCCCCCGGCTGCACCCGCCCCACCGCCCTCGCGGCCGAGGACGACCACATCGAGGAGTTCGACCACCGTGACCCCGCGGCGGGTGGGGCGACGGACCTCGCGAACCTCCACCGTCTGTGCTGGCTGCACCACAAGATCAAAACCGCCGGCCACATCGACCCCCACCGCGTCGGAGCCGACCCCGGCCCCGGTGTCGAGCAGGAGGCGGACAGTCCCCCGGGCACGGCCGGCCCACCGGGCACGGACGGTCCCCCACCCCCGCCGCCGGAACCGCTCGATCTTCCGCCCGGGTCCCTGCACCTGGATCCCCTGCCCGGCCCCACGACCCCGCGCCGCCACGGCCGTGCGGTGGTGGAGGCGACCGTGACCTGGTGGGACATCGACGACACCGTCCACACCACCACCCGCGACGACGTCGACCTCCTCACCCCCACCCTCGCCCGAGCCCTCGAGACCGGCTGGGCCACGCACCACCGCGCCCACGACGACGCCCTCCGACACCGCGAGATCGAAGCGAACCGTCCCCACCGCGACCGCGTCCTCGAACAACGCGCCCACGAACACCAACGCTTCGAACAACGCCGCCACGGCACCAACCGCCCCGACACACGGCCCGACGACCACCACGACGATCCCCCGCCGTTCTGA
- a CDS encoding YncE family protein — protein MQARHRRKPLHPRRPHEQFTVAIAIMAVIMSGGMLSGLLTSAAVPEPTSDHERTIPPGDPSNTTRMDNRRRITGDITPKSVVASSTGTVIANNMMYSHSSTLYDAETLELTETVADSVDLAEYGFEDRAGETKGAPVEAVFSPDGQYAYVSQYSLHGPGAGAPATDDCRNGDAIGDSAVFRLDVSSGQWDQVIEVGKVPKFISLSPDGSLALVSNWCDESVSVLDLAAGEEIREIPVDSAPRGSVILPDNRTAYVTAMYADELFRIDLVTGESEMVLETGRKPRHLLLAPDASRMYLTESGSDRLVELDPDTAEVLRVTDTGREPRTMAISPDGLALYVVNYYANTVSKFDTGTMEEIQVLEVGQNPIGITYEPTQRRIWVANYAGSIDVFDDTTRAEEMM, from the coding sequence GTGCAGGCAAGGCATCGCAGGAAGCCGCTGCATCCGAGGCGGCCGCACGAGCAGTTCACCGTCGCCATCGCGATCATGGCGGTCATCATGTCCGGCGGGATGCTCAGCGGGCTGCTGACCAGCGCCGCCGTGCCCGAGCCCACGTCGGATCACGAGCGCACGATCCCTCCGGGCGATCCCTCGAACACCACTCGCATGGACAACCGTCGGCGGATCACCGGGGACATCACCCCGAAGTCCGTCGTGGCGAGCTCCACGGGCACCGTGATCGCGAACAACATGATGTACAGCCATTCCTCGACGCTGTACGACGCGGAGACGCTCGAGCTGACCGAGACCGTCGCCGACTCGGTGGACCTGGCCGAGTACGGATTCGAGGATCGCGCGGGGGAGACGAAGGGCGCCCCGGTGGAGGCGGTGTTCTCGCCCGACGGGCAGTACGCCTACGTCTCGCAGTACTCCCTGCACGGGCCGGGCGCGGGGGCCCCGGCGACCGACGACTGCCGCAACGGCGACGCGATCGGCGACTCCGCCGTGTTCCGCCTGGACGTCTCCAGCGGCCAGTGGGACCAGGTCATCGAGGTGGGCAAGGTCCCGAAGTTCATCTCCCTCTCACCCGACGGGAGCCTCGCGCTGGTCTCGAACTGGTGCGATGAGAGCGTGTCGGTGCTCGACCTCGCCGCGGGCGAGGAGATCCGCGAGATCCCCGTCGACTCTGCTCCGCGCGGCAGCGTGATCCTGCCCGACAACCGCACCGCGTACGTCACCGCGATGTACGCCGACGAGCTGTTCCGGATCGACCTGGTCACGGGAGAGAGCGAGATGGTGCTGGAGACCGGCCGCAAGCCCCGTCACCTGCTGCTGGCGCCCGACGCGAGCCGGATGTACCTCACCGAGTCCGGCTCGGACCGCCTGGTCGAGCTCGACCCCGACACCGCCGAGGTGCTGCGCGTGACCGACACCGGGCGCGAGCCCAGGACGATGGCGATCTCGCCCGACGGCCTCGCGCTGTACGTGGTGAACTACTACGCCAACACGGTCTCGAAGTTCGACACCGGGACCATGGAGGAGATCCAGGTGCTGGAGGTCGGGCAGAACCCGATCGGCATCACCTACGAGCCGACGCAGCGGCGCATCTGGGTCGCCAACTACGCGGGGTCGATCGACGTCTTCGACGACACCACCCGCGCCGAGGAGATGATGTGA
- a CDS encoding SRPBCC family protein, protein MDENIEEVRVVSASREIAAPVERIFALVADPAEQPRWDGNDNLAEAAPGQRVRAVGDVFVMTLTKGAERANHVVEFEEGRRIAWKPGETDGSTFGQLWRWELEPAGEGSTRVTHTYDWTDLHSPEARLKRARSTTGDTLRASLDRLADVAEAEAGR, encoded by the coding sequence ATGGACGAGAACATCGAAGAGGTCCGCGTGGTGAGCGCCTCCCGCGAGATCGCCGCGCCCGTCGAGCGGATCTTCGCCCTGGTCGCCGACCCCGCCGAGCAGCCCCGCTGGGACGGCAACGACAACCTCGCCGAGGCCGCACCCGGCCAGCGGGTCCGGGCCGTCGGCGACGTGTTCGTGATGACTCTGACCAAAGGGGCCGAGCGGGCCAACCACGTCGTGGAGTTCGAGGAGGGCCGACGGATCGCCTGGAAGCCGGGCGAGACGGACGGGTCGACGTTCGGGCAGCTGTGGCGCTGGGAGCTGGAGCCTGCGGGAGAGGGCTCGACCCGCGTCACCCACACCTACGACTGGACGGATCTGCACAGCCCCGAGGCCCGGCTGAAGCGGGCACGATCCACCACCGGCGACACCCTGCGCGCCTCCCTCGACCGGCTCGCGGACGTCGCGGAGGCCGAGGCCGGGCGATGA